The Agromyces sp. LHK192 genome includes a window with the following:
- a CDS encoding ferritin-like domain-containing protein, producing MAFDIDRYAATSVRLDWDDLDLDHFREHPLPPATLRTLRYMADVEYHTVCYTRDLLTTPSHREAEVGAFMTMWNREEFWHGEALAAVLGVHGVTVDYDALKANRLKLGWRDRLDPVKQSIAGALVGEDFIAVHMSWGAANEWSAITAYQRMAELEHDPVLAELLGRIAKQEARHVAFYASQARARLAKSRKAQQVTRFALQRFWAPVGSSIQPKAEVQHVMTQLMSGDAGRRQARKVDDSISAMPGLEGLTIVQDALDRLGVA from the coding sequence ATGGCGTTCGACATCGACCGGTACGCCGCCACGAGCGTGCGCCTCGACTGGGACGACCTCGACCTCGACCACTTCCGCGAGCATCCGTTGCCGCCCGCGACGCTGCGCACGCTCCGTTACATGGCCGACGTCGAGTACCACACGGTCTGCTACACCCGCGACCTGCTCACCACGCCGTCGCATCGCGAGGCCGAGGTCGGCGCGTTCATGACGATGTGGAACCGCGAGGAGTTCTGGCACGGCGAGGCGCTCGCTGCGGTGCTGGGCGTGCACGGCGTCACCGTCGACTACGACGCGCTCAAGGCGAACCGGCTGAAGCTCGGCTGGCGCGACCGCCTCGACCCGGTCAAGCAGTCGATCGCGGGCGCTCTCGTCGGCGAGGACTTCATCGCCGTGCACATGTCGTGGGGCGCGGCCAACGAGTGGAGCGCCATCACGGCCTACCAGCGGATGGCCGAACTCGAGCACGATCCGGTGCTCGCCGAACTCCTGGGCCGCATCGCGAAGCAGGAGGCCCGGCACGTTGCGTTCTATGCGTCGCAGGCCAGGGCGAGGCTCGCGAAGAGCCGGAAGGCGCAGCAGGTCACGCGCTTCGCGCTGCAACGGTTCTGGGCGCCGGTCGGGTCGAGCATCCAGCCGAAGGCCGAGGTGCAGCACGTGATGACCCAGCTCATGAGCGGCGACGCCGGCCGTCGCCAGGCACGCAAGGTCGACGACTCGATCAGCGCGATGCCGGGGCTCGAGGGGCTCACCATCGTGCAGGACGCGCTCGACCGGCTCGGCGTCGCCTGA